TCGTCAGATAGCAGGGGCCATGGCGCGAAGGATCGTTAATTATGCTAAAAAAAACAAACAGGTTATTCAGGGAGAAGATGCCGGCTTTATCAAATTTGGTTCCAGAATAGATATTTTTGTACCTTTGGACATGAAAATTGAAGTGAAACTAGACCAAAAAACAAGAGGTGGTGAAACCATCTTAGCTTCTAATAATGGATGATCTGGACAGAAGATTTAAAAAGGCTTTTGATATTGCCTCGGCAATGACAAAAAAGTTACCCCCAGACATCATGCTTCAGTTTTATTCCTACTACAAACATGCGACCACAAAAGACTCGATGGTAATTCCATCAGGAAATGACATGGTTCGCAACGCGTTTAAATTAAATGCGTATTTTCAAATTGCCAATATTTCGGCTGATGATGCCAAGAAAGAATATATAAAGCTGGTTGAAAAATATACCGGAGAGAAAATTGAATAAATAGATTTACTACTAAATTAAAACTAAGAAAATGAAAAAGATCACCTACTTTTCAATTGTCATGTTCATGGCTGTTTCCTTAACATTCTGTTCCAAGGAGAAAAAAGAAACATCGGACATTCCAAAAGATGAAACAGCGAAAATTTCAGTTGATACAGAATTATCATCTGTTACGTTTACCGCTTATAAAACAACTGACAAAGTTCCTGTAAAGGGTACATTTAAAGAGATTAAGGTTGTCAACGCCAATACAGGAGCTACGGGAATTGAGGCATTGGAAGGATTTGAATTTGAGATTCCTGTATCCAGTATTTACACAAAAGATACGATTCGAGATGGAAAACTGAAAAGGTTCTTTTTTGCCGTAATGGAAAAATCAATGAAATTAAAAGGGAAATTTCAGATTCAGGATGACAGCAACGGCAATATAGCTTTCACCATGAATGGGTTAACCAAAGAGCTTCCGTTTACCTATCAGATAAATAAAGACACCATCAACATTGATGCGACAATGGACCTGAACACATGGCAGGCTCAAAAAGCCGTGGAATCTATAAACGAAGCTTGTCTGGAGCTTCATACAGGGCCAGATGGCGTAAGTAAAACCTGGGATGTTGTGGGCATAGCAGCTAAAGTAGTAACGAGCGTCAAATAAGATGAAAAAGGTGACGGGAATTGGTGGGATCTTTTTTAAAAGTTCCGATCCTGAAAAAATAAAGAAATGGTACAATAAGAATCTTGGACTGGTTATTGACGATTATGGCTCGCCATTTGAGTTTAGAGACGCTAACAACCCTGAAAAGATAAATTATCTCCAATGGAGCCCATTTAAAAAAGATACCTCCTATTTCCAGCCTTCAAAAAAAGATTTTATGATCAATTACCGTGTGGCTGATCTCGAAGCCCTGGTGAGAGAATTAAAAAAGGAAGGTGTTACTATTTGTGATCAGATTGAAACTCATGATTACGGTAAATTCATACATATCATGGATCCCGACGGCAATAAAATAGAATTGTGGGAACCGGTTGATCAGGTTTTCACGGACAGCCTTAAAGGAAAGACAACCAAATAAGATCAATTTAATCGAAAATCACAGGTTTAGAGCGAAGCAAGGCTTTGTTCTACCATACTGATTTTGGCCAAGGCATCAGCCTCTTTCTTTCTCTCCATTTCAATTACTTTTTCCGGCGCATTATTGACAAACCTTTCATTGGCCAGTTTCTTCTGCACAGATTGGAGAAAGCCCTTGTGGTAAGCCAGCTCCTGTTCCAGTTTAGATTTTTCCTCCTCCACATCGATTTCCTCTGTAAAAGGAATGAAAAACTCATTCGGACCTACTCTGAAAGTAAGGGCATTTTCTAATTTTTCATCGATCTCTTTTACTTCTGAAATATTGCACATCTTTCTAATCAAAGCGTAAAAGCCTGTTTCAATAGTTTCCTTTTTCAAAATAGAAAGATCAAGTTTTTCTTTAAAAGAAATATTCTTTTGTTTACGCAAATTCCTTACGCTTGAAATAATTTCTTTTATGACTTCAAACGACTCTAAAATCGTTGCGTCAAAATCACCTTCATCAGGGTACTTTGAAACGATCAAGGCCTCATCCGATTTTCTTTCCTTAAAATATTGCCAGATTTCTTCCGTAATAAAGGGCATAAAAGGATGAAGAATTTTAATGTTGTTCTCAAAGAAAGTAACTGTCGCTTCAAATGTGAGTGGGTCGATGGACTCTCCGTATTCCGGTTTAACCATTTCCAGGTACCAGGAAGAGAAATCATCCCAAACCAGCTTATATATCGCCGTCAGGGCATCTGATAACCTGTACTGTTCAAATTGTTCATTTACGAACTTTAAAGTCTTATTAAATTTTGCCTGATACCATTCAATGGCCATTCTTGATGATGCGGGTTGCCCTGCATCAGAGTTTACCTTCCATCCCTTGACCAATCTGAACCCATTCCATATCTTATTTGCGAAATTTCTTCCCTGAAGCATCAATCCTTCGTCAAAAAGAAGATCATTCCCAGCCGCAGAACTCATTAATATTCCGGCTCTTACCCCATCAGCTCCATAAGACTCCATTAATTCAACAGGGTCCGGGGAATTTCCAAGTGATTTGGACATTTTTCGTCTCTTTTTATCACGAACAAGACCTGTCAGGTAAACGTGCTCAAATGGTTTCTCATCCGCAAACTCATACCCAGCAATGATCATACGGGCCACCCAAAAGAAAAGAATATCAGGTCCTGTAACCAGATCATTGGTTGGGTAATAATATTTAAAATCCTCATTTTCAGGATTATTAATTCCATCAAATACACTGATAGGCCATAGCCAGGAAGAGAACCAGGTATCCAGAGAGTCCTCGTCCTGCTTAATATCTTTGACTTTTAAGTTGTTATTTCCGGTTCTCTCTTTTGCCTTGATCAGAGCCTCTTCAACACTTTCTGCTACGACATAATCACCCGATCCTTCAGCATAATAGTAGGCCGGAATTCTGTGCCCCCAGTACAATTGTCTCGAAATATTCCAATCTCTGATATTTTCCATCCAATGCCTGTAGGTATTAATGAACTTATGTGGAACCAGTTTCACATCTTTCGTCTTCAAGACCGCTTCGATTGCAGGCTTGACTAGATCTTCCATTTTCAGAAACCACTGTTCAGAAATCTTTGGTTCAATTACTGCTTTGGTCCGTTCTGAGGTTCCCACTTTATGCATATAATCTTCCGTCTTTGCCAGAAAACCTTTTTCTTCAAGTTCTTTAACGATCTCTTTTCTGACCTTAAACCTATCCATTCCTTCGTAATGAAGCCCCTGCTTGTTTAAAGTTGCATCATCGTTGAAAATGTCGATCACCTCCAAATTATGCTTCTCTCCTATTTCCTTATCATTTGGATCATGTGCCGGGGTAATTTTTAGACTGCCCGTTCCAAATTCTCTATCTACATATTCATCCTCAATTATTGGAATGGCTCGGTTGACAATTGGAACAATTGCTTTCTTTCCTTTGAGATGATAAAAACGTTCATCTTCAGGGTGGACACATATGGCTGTATCTCCCAATATTGTTTCGGGCCTTGTGGTTGCAATCTGAACCACCTCATCACTTCCTTCTATGGCATAGTTGACGTAATATAGTTTCCCGGGCTTTTCCACATAAATAACCTCTTCGTCACTAAGGGTCGTTTTTGCTTCAGGATCCCAGTTGACCATTCGATATCCTTTATAGATAAGACCCTTTTCGTGCAAATTGAAGAATACCTTGTTTACTGCTTTATTGAGGTCCTCATCCATGGTAAACTTTGTTCGCTCCCAATCACAGGATGCTCCCAGTTTTTTCAATTGTTCAAGAATAAGACCACCATGTTCTCGTGTCCAATCCCAGGCATGCTCTATAAATTCTTCACGGCTCAGGTCAGATTTTTCAATACCCTGAGCTTTTAATTTTGCCACCACCT
This DNA window, taken from Lutimonas zeaxanthinifaciens, encodes the following:
- a CDS encoding acyl-CoA-binding domain-containing protein — protein: MDDLDRRFKKAFDIASAMTKKLPPDIMLQFYSYYKHATTKDSMVIPSGNDMVRNAFKLNAYFQIANISADDAKKEYIKLVEKYTGEKIE
- a CDS encoding VOC family protein, with translation MKKVTGIGGIFFKSSDPEKIKKWYNKNLGLVIDDYGSPFEFRDANNPEKINYLQWSPFKKDTSYFQPSKKDFMINYRVADLEALVRELKKEGVTICDQIETHDYGKFIHIMDPDGNKIELWEPVDQVFTDSLKGKTTK
- a CDS encoding valine--tRNA ligase → MSIPAKYNAQLVEEKWYQFWMENNYFHSEPDDREPYTIVIPPPNVTGVLHMGHMLNNTIQDVLIRRKRMQGYNACWVPGTDHASIATEAKVVAKLKAQGIEKSDLSREEFIEHAWDWTREHGGLILEQLKKLGASCDWERTKFTMDEDLNKAVNKVFFNLHEKGLIYKGYRMVNWDPEAKTTLSDEEVIYVEKPGKLYYVNYAIEGSDEVVQIATTRPETILGDTAICVHPEDERFYHLKGKKAIVPIVNRAIPIIEDEYVDREFGTGSLKITPAHDPNDKEIGEKHNLEVIDIFNDDATLNKQGLHYEGMDRFKVRKEIVKELEEKGFLAKTEDYMHKVGTSERTKAVIEPKISEQWFLKMEDLVKPAIEAVLKTKDVKLVPHKFINTYRHWMENIRDWNISRQLYWGHRIPAYYYAEGSGDYVVAESVEEALIKAKERTGNNNLKVKDIKQDEDSLDTWFSSWLWPISVFDGINNPENEDFKYYYPTNDLVTGPDILFFWVARMIIAGYEFADEKPFEHVYLTGLVRDKKRRKMSKSLGNSPDPVELMESYGADGVRAGILMSSAAGNDLLFDEGLMLQGRNFANKIWNGFRLVKGWKVNSDAGQPASSRMAIEWYQAKFNKTLKFVNEQFEQYRLSDALTAIYKLVWDDFSSWYLEMVKPEYGESIDPLTFEATVTFFENNIKILHPFMPFITEEIWQYFKERKSDEALIVSKYPDEGDFDATILESFEVIKEIISSVRNLRKQKNISFKEKLDLSILKKETIETGFYALIRKMCNISEVKEIDEKLENALTFRVGPNEFFIPFTEEIDVEEEKSKLEQELAYHKGFLQSVQKKLANERFVNNAPEKVIEMERKKEADALAKISMVEQSLASL
- a CDS encoding YceI family protein gives rise to the protein MKKITYFSIVMFMAVSLTFCSKEKKETSDIPKDETAKISVDTELSSVTFTAYKTTDKVPVKGTFKEIKVVNANTGATGIEALEGFEFEIPVSSIYTKDTIRDGKLKRFFFAVMEKSMKLKGKFQIQDDSNGNIAFTMNGLTKELPFTYQINKDTINIDATMDLNTWQAQKAVESINEACLELHTGPDGVSKTWDVVGIAAKVVTSVK